From the Streptococcus sp. 29887 genome, one window contains:
- the recU gene encoding Holliday junction resolvase RecU translates to MVNYPHKIAKKINRTNSVSSQKISFANRGMSFESAINDSNLYYLAHEIAVIHKKPTPVQIVKVDYPKRSRAKIVEAYFRQASTTDYSGVFRKHYIDFEAKETRQKASMPMKNFHEHQIEHMKQVVKQGGVCFVLLHFSTLKETYLLPAVHLIEFYQVDKGSKSMPLSFIRQFGFEIQMGRFPSVPYLEVVEKNLLGGDSFENYKY, encoded by the coding sequence ATGGTCAATTATCCTCATAAGATAGCTAAAAAAATCAATAGAACCAATTCTGTTTCATCTCAAAAAATTAGCTTCGCAAATCGAGGGATGTCCTTTGAATCTGCTATCAACGATAGCAATCTGTACTACCTAGCTCACGAGATTGCGGTTATCCACAAGAAACCGACTCCTGTGCAGATTGTAAAGGTTGATTATCCGAAGAGAAGCCGTGCGAAAATTGTAGAGGCCTATTTTCGACAGGCATCTACAACGGATTACTCAGGGGTTTTCAGGAAACATTATATCGATTTTGAGGCCAAGGAAACACGACAAAAAGCATCTATGCCTATGAAGAATTTTCATGAGCATCAGATTGAACACATGAAACAGGTTGTAAAGCAGGGTGGCGTATGCTTTGTTCTTCTTCACTTTTCAACGCTAAAAGAAACCTATCTCTTACCTGCCGTTCACTTGATTGAATTCTACCAAGTAGATAAGGGAAGCAAATCCATGCCTCTCTCTTTCATTCGACAATTTGGCTTTGAGATTCAAATGGGACGCTTTCCAAGCGTACCCTATCTGGAAGTGGTTGAAAAAAATTTATTAGGTGGTGACTCTTTTGAAAACTACAAGTATTAA
- a CDS encoding McrB family protein: MDNEIVLRNEKRARTFYFVGSKLGEKDYLEEFKQKGKWELGWRGNEDSEQYQKMYKILKTMQPGDILFAKTSYTRKKKLPFEIKDEMTVSVMNIRGMGKVKEVLDDGHTVIVEWEKSYVEREWYFFTGQETIWVPSTIKNREEETRQLVDFAISQERKEQDYHYFFNHPSWSKYKGETMKKDNIFEYKHILEISHNLILRGAPGTGKTYLAKQIAEELTGGDPEQIGFVQFHPSYDYTDFVEGLRPVKDDSGEIKFDIKPGIFKEFCQKAIASSKIGGQDNFDEAWESYLEFINSSEKKEYVTETSYLTVNSRQNLTINYDSGTSGSTLPRRYVYELYKNKNYDKQKYYRSSGRTVLAALKQKFGLKPYQAPEDIQSDKKFVFIIDEINRGEISKIFGELFYAIDPGYRGKKGEISTQYANMHEGEEKFYIPENVYIIGTMNDIDRSVDSFDFAMRRRFRFVEITAAESLGMWENQLDASEIGEASRRLTSLNNAIENVADLNRNYHIGPSYFLVLPQLDYDYDLFWKDYIQPLLEEYLRGSYQEAEVLEGLKAAFDKLEDTGYVDKG; this comes from the coding sequence AGTGAACAGTATCAAAAGATGTACAAAATATTGAAGACAATGCAACCAGGTGATATCTTATTTGCAAAGACTTCATATACTAGAAAGAAAAAATTACCGTTTGAAATAAAAGATGAGATGACGGTCTCAGTAATGAACATTCGTGGAATGGGAAAAGTTAAGGAAGTTTTGGATGATGGTCATACGGTGATTGTGGAGTGGGAAAAAAGTTATGTAGAACGTGAATGGTATTTTTTTACAGGACAAGAGACTATTTGGGTACCTTCTACTATTAAAAATCGTGAAGAAGAAACAAGGCAATTAGTTGACTTTGCAATCAGTCAAGAGAGAAAGGAACAAGATTATCATTATTTTTTCAATCATCCTAGCTGGAGCAAATATAAAGGTGAAACGATGAAGAAAGACAATATTTTCGAGTACAAACATATATTGGAAATCTCCCACAACCTCATCCTCCGTGGGGCACCTGGTACAGGAAAAACCTATCTTGCCAAGCAAATTGCAGAGGAGTTAACGGGTGGGGATCCAGAACAGATTGGCTTTGTTCAATTTCACCCTTCCTATGATTACACCGATTTTGTGGAAGGTTTAAGACCTGTCAAAGATGATTCAGGAGAGATCAAGTTTGACATCAAACCTGGAATTTTCAAAGAATTTTGTCAAAAGGCTATTGCTTCCTCAAAAATTGGAGGACAGGACAATTTTGATGAGGCTTGGGAAAGTTACCTAGAATTTATTAATTCCTCTGAAAAGAAAGAATATGTAACGGAGACATCTTATCTAACTGTAAATAGCAGACAAAATCTAACAATAAACTATGATAGCGGTACATCTGGTAGTACTTTACCAAGGCGCTATGTTTATGAATTATATAAAAATAAAAATTATGATAAACAAAAATATTATAGAAGTTCCGGTCGGACTGTGTTAGCTGCTTTAAAACAAAAATTCGGTCTAAAACCCTATCAAGCGCCTGAAGATATTCAATCTGACAAAAAATTCGTCTTCATCATCGATGAAATCAACCGTGGGGAGATTTCTAAGATTTTTGGAGAGTTGTTCTATGCTATTGATCCTGGTTATCGTGGCAAGAAGGGAGAAATTTCGACTCAGTATGCCAATATGCATGAAGGGGAAGAAAAGTTCTATATTCCGGAAAATGTCTATATCATTGGTACCATGAATGATATTGACCGTTCGGTGGATAGTTTTGATTTTGCCATGCGACGACGTTTTCGCTTTGTGGAAATAACCGCTGCAGAAAGTTTAGGTATGTGGGAGAATCAGTTGGATGCTAGTGAGATTGGCGAAGCCAGCCGCCGTTTGACAAGTTTGAATAATGCTATTGAAAATGTGGCGGATCTCAACCGAAACTACCATATCGGACCATCATACTTTTTAGTTTTACCTCAACTAGACTATGATTATGACCTGTTTTGGAAGGATTATATACAGCCTTTATTGGAGGAATACCTGCGTGGTAGCTACCAAGAAGCAGAAGTGTTAGAAGGGTTGAAAGCTGCTTTTGATAAACTAGAGGATACAGGTTATGTGGATAAAGGATAA
- the pbp1a gene encoding penicillin-binding protein PBP1A: protein MKTTSIKKTLLVVANVLLAGFILTFLVGSLLVGYWIVTAPKLTEESLTATVSSKIYDKNGSLIADLGAEKRSSAKTEEIPTDLVNAIVAIEDQRFFNHRGVDVIRIAGSLVNNLTGGRLQGGSTLDQQFIKLTYFSTSSEDQNIKRKIQEAWLATQLEKDKTKQEILTYYVNKVFMANGNYGMKTASKAYYGKDLKDLSLAQLALLAGMPQAPNQYDPYTNPEDAKTRRDLVLAEMLEEKYIDNAQYEQAVLTPVTDGLQALTNETAYPAYMDNYLKQVIEEVEAKTGYNLLTTGMDVYTNVDPAAQQQLWDIYNTDMYVAYPDDLMQVASTVVDVSNGKVVAQLGGRHQASNVSFGTNQAVETNRDFGSTMKPITDYAPAYEHGIYTSTADIIVDGPYNFPGTTIPVNNWDKQFYGSISIKTAVQYSRNVTAVKALEATGLENSLAFLNSIGINYPEMHYSNAISSNTSDTGRQYGASSEKMAAAYAAFANGGTYYAPQYVNKIVFSDGTVSEYAPQGTRVMTEETAYMMTDLMKSVLTYGYGYNATVSGIPMAGKTGTSNYTDSETDTILASIPEANYSYMVVPDENFVGYSSQYAMAVWTGYTNRMTPILDNGMRIATDVYHHMMAYMHSDYTASEWEVPSGLVRYGSNYYLRGSRSLNNAYNSYNNSYNSNNNYNTSSSSTTPSSSYTETTSEQSVQSTTTETASSANTTETTAVEASASGAETTTASTPAATTTSSEQTDGQ from the coding sequence TTGAAAACTACAAGTATTAAAAAAACTCTCCTAGTAGTTGCAAACGTCTTATTAGCTGGCTTTATTCTTACCTTTCTAGTCGGTTCACTCTTGGTAGGTTACTGGATAGTAACAGCTCCCAAGCTAACCGAAGAAAGTTTGACAGCCACAGTATCCAGTAAGATTTATGACAAAAACGGAAGTCTGATTGCTGACCTGGGAGCAGAAAAGCGTTCTAGCGCCAAAACTGAAGAAATTCCGACTGATTTGGTCAATGCCATCGTTGCGATTGAAGATCAGCGTTTCTTCAACCATCGAGGTGTGGATGTTATCCGTATCGCTGGTTCTTTGGTTAACAACCTGACAGGTGGACGCTTACAAGGTGGTTCAACCCTAGACCAACAGTTCATCAAACTGACCTACTTCTCAACTTCTTCCGAGGACCAAAACATCAAACGGAAAATCCAAGAAGCCTGGTTAGCAACCCAACTGGAAAAAGACAAGACTAAGCAAGAAATCTTGACCTACTATGTCAACAAGGTCTTTATGGCCAACGGGAACTATGGTATGAAAACTGCTTCTAAGGCATATTATGGGAAGGACTTAAAGGACTTAAGCCTGGCTCAACTAGCCTTATTAGCAGGTATGCCGCAAGCTCCTAACCAATATGACCCTTACACCAATCCAGAGGACGCTAAAACACGGCGGGACTTGGTACTGGCTGAAATGTTGGAAGAAAAGTACATCGATAATGCCCAGTACGAGCAGGCAGTACTTACTCCTGTCACAGATGGTCTACAGGCCCTAACTAATGAAACAGCTTATCCTGCTTACATGGACAACTACCTCAAGCAAGTCATTGAAGAAGTAGAAGCAAAAACAGGCTACAACTTATTGACTACCGGTATGGATGTCTATACAAACGTGGATCCTGCTGCACAACAGCAATTGTGGGATATCTACAATACGGATATGTATGTTGCCTATCCTGACGACTTGATGCAGGTAGCCTCTACGGTTGTTGATGTTTCAAATGGTAAGGTTGTCGCACAGTTGGGTGGCCGCCATCAAGCAAGTAACGTTTCCTTTGGTACCAACCAGGCTGTTGAAACCAACCGTGACTTTGGTTCGACCATGAAACCCATTACCGACTATGCTCCTGCTTATGAACATGGCATCTACACTTCAACGGCTGACATTATCGTCGATGGACCTTACAATTTCCCTGGCACAACTATCCCGGTCAATAACTGGGACAAGCAATTCTACGGATCCATTTCAATCAAGACAGCTGTTCAGTATTCACGTAACGTTACGGCAGTCAAGGCTCTTGAAGCAACTGGACTAGAAAACTCTCTGGCATTCTTGAACAGTATCGGCATTAATTATCCAGAAATGCACTACTCAAATGCGATTTCTAGTAACACTTCCGATACAGGTCGTCAGTATGGTGCAAGTTCTGAGAAAATGGCTGCAGCCTATGCTGCCTTCGCCAACGGCGGAACTTATTATGCTCCTCAATATGTCAATAAAATCGTCTTCAGCGACGGAACCGTTTCTGAGTATGCTCCTCAAGGCACGCGTGTTATGACGGAAGAAACAGCCTATATGATGACAGATTTGATGAAATCGGTATTGACCTACGGATACGGTTATAACGCTACCGTCAGCGGTATCCCAATGGCAGGTAAAACAGGTACGTCCAACTATACCGATAGCGAAACAGATACTATCCTAGCTTCCATCCCTGAAGCAAACTACAGCTATATGGTTGTACCAGATGAGAACTTCGTCGGCTATTCTAGCCAATATGCTATGGCTGTTTGGACTGGCTATACCAATCGTATGACCCCTATCCTAGATAATGGTATGAGAATTGCCACCGACGTTTATCACCATATGATGGCCTATATGCATTCTGACTATACTGCTAGCGAGTGGGAAGTGCCAAGTGGACTTGTACGATACGGTTCAAACTACTATTTGAGAGGTAGCCGTTCGCTAAACAATGCTTACAATAGTTACAATAATAGCTACAACAGTAACAACAACTACAATACAAGCAGTAGCTCAACAACGCCAAGTTCGAGCTACACTGAAACAACAAGTGAACAGAGTGTTCAAAGCACCACTACGGAAACTGCGAGCTCTGCAAACACTACAGAAACTACTGCAGTTGAAGCTAGCGCTAGCGGCGCTGAAACCACAACAGCTTCAACACCAGCTGCTACTACAACATCCTCTGAGCAAACGGATGGACAATAA
- the rsmG gene encoding 16S rRNA (guanine(527)-N(7))-methyltransferase RsmG, which yields MKPEVFYKTLSDQGIQLTDTQKQQFQRYFQLLVEWNEKINLTAITEESEVYLKHFYDSIAPILQGHIQNEPLRLLDIGAGAGFPSLPMKIIYPQLDVTIIDSLNKRINFLHLLAEELGLDNVHFYHGRAEDFAQDKQFRAQFDLVTARAVARMQILSELTIPYLKLNGKLIALKASSAEDELAQAKNALTLLFGKVIENVDYQLPNGDPRTLTIVEKKKETPNKFPRKAGMPNKRPL from the coding sequence ATGAAACCTGAAGTATTTTACAAGACCTTGTCTGACCAAGGCATTCAACTAACTGACACACAGAAACAACAATTCCAGCGCTATTTTCAACTGTTAGTGGAATGGAATGAGAAGATCAATTTAACAGCCATCACTGAGGAAAGCGAAGTCTATCTCAAACATTTTTATGACTCTATCGCTCCAATTCTTCAAGGCCATATCCAAAACGAACCCCTTCGCTTATTAGACATAGGAGCTGGAGCTGGTTTTCCAAGTCTTCCCATGAAAATCATCTATCCTCAATTAGATGTGACCATCATCGACTCTCTCAACAAACGGATTAATTTTTTGCATCTATTGGCTGAGGAATTGGGTTTGGATAATGTTCATTTCTATCATGGGCGGGCTGAAGATTTTGCCCAAGATAAGCAATTTCGTGCTCAATTTGACCTTGTCACCGCTCGGGCAGTTGCACGCATGCAAATCTTATCTGAGCTAACCATTCCGTATTTAAAACTCAATGGCAAACTCATTGCCCTCAAAGCCTCTAGCGCTGAGGACGAATTGGCTCAAGCTAAGAACGCCCTGACCCTCCTTTTTGGTAAGGTCATTGAAAACGTTGACTATCAATTGCCAAACGGCGATCCACGCACACTAACCATTGTGGAAAAGAAAAAGGAAACTCCCAATAAGTTTCCAAGGAAGGCTGGTATGCCAAATAAACGACCACTGTAA
- a CDS encoding ABC transporter ATP-binding protein, translating to MKKVIEFKNFSFTYNAQTDATLHGIDLTIYEGEKVLIIGPSGSGKSTLGQVLNGIIPAIHKGTHSGDFKLMGQSAFDQSIYQKSLLVSTVLQDTDGQFIGLSVAEDLAFALENDMEPLATMKARVHDWAERLELKELLSHRPQDLSGGQKQRVSLAGVLIDESPILLFDEPLANLDPKSGQDTIDLIDRLHAQEGTTTIIIEHRLEDVLYRQVDRIVLINEGRILFNGHPDQLLQSSLLRENGIREPLYISTLRSLGYPIERSDNLSSVWELELGSLEVGKLPHVNVGEEEKDVLLETRNLQFAYSDKTILSGIDLNIYKGERLAIVGKNGAGKSTLAKALCAFIQPDGEILWQGKSIKDDSVKERAERIGYVLQNPNQMISQTMIFDEVALGLRMRGVAEEEIEARVFKILEVCGLYQYRKWPISALSYGQKKRVTIASILVLNPEIILLDEPTAGQDHRHYQEMMDFLDQLNAQGHTIVMITHDMQLMLDYSDRAIVVVDGQIIEDASPAEILSNSQVIEEANLKETSIFHLAERLAVNPLELTMFYMQEERRGQ from the coding sequence ATGAAAAAAGTCATCGAATTCAAGAATTTTTCTTTTACATACAATGCGCAGACGGATGCGACCTTACATGGTATTGATTTGACCATCTATGAAGGAGAGAAGGTGTTGATTATTGGACCATCTGGTTCAGGCAAGTCCACTCTCGGTCAGGTATTGAATGGGATTATCCCTGCCATTCATAAGGGAACCCATTCTGGAGATTTCAAGTTGATGGGGCAGTCTGCTTTCGACCAGTCCATTTACCAAAAATCTCTCTTGGTCAGCACTGTCTTGCAGGATACGGATGGTCAGTTTATTGGGCTTTCTGTTGCTGAAGATTTGGCATTTGCGTTGGAAAATGATATGGAACCTTTGGCGACTATGAAAGCTCGAGTTCATGATTGGGCAGAACGCTTGGAACTAAAAGAATTGCTCAGCCATCGTCCTCAGGATCTTTCGGGAGGTCAGAAGCAACGGGTCAGCCTAGCAGGGGTCTTGATTGATGAAAGTCCTATTTTGTTATTCGATGAACCTCTGGCCAATTTAGATCCCAAATCTGGACAAGATACCATTGACTTGATTGATCGTTTGCATGCACAAGAGGGAACAACGACCATCATCATTGAACACCGCTTGGAAGATGTCCTTTATCGACAGGTAGATAGGATTGTACTGATAAACGAAGGGCGGATTTTGTTCAATGGTCATCCAGATCAGCTTTTGCAGTCAAGTCTATTAAGAGAAAATGGTATTCGAGAGCCACTCTATATTTCTACCTTACGAAGCTTAGGTTATCCAATTGAAAGATCTGACAACCTCTCTTCAGTCTGGGAACTTGAACTAGGTTCGTTAGAAGTTGGTAAACTTCCTCATGTGAATGTAGGAGAAGAGGAAAAGGATGTCTTACTTGAAACTCGTAATTTGCAATTCGCTTACTCTGATAAAACCATTCTCTCAGGCATTGATTTAAATATTTATAAGGGTGAACGCCTGGCCATCGTCGGAAAAAATGGGGCTGGGAAATCCACTTTGGCCAAGGCCTTGTGTGCCTTTATTCAACCTGATGGGGAGATATTGTGGCAAGGTAAATCTATCAAGGACGATTCTGTCAAGGAGAGAGCGGAGCGCATTGGTTACGTCCTTCAGAATCCTAATCAGATGATTAGTCAGACCATGATATTTGACGAAGTAGCCCTTGGCTTGCGAATGAGGGGAGTGGCGGAAGAAGAAATTGAGGCTAGGGTCTTCAAGATTTTAGAAGTTTGCGGTTTGTACCAGTACCGTAAGTGGCCTATTTCAGCCCTGTCCTACGGTCAGAAGAAGAGGGTGACCATTGCCTCTATCTTGGTGCTTAATCCAGAGATTATTCTTTTGGATGAACCAACGGCTGGGCAGGACCACCGTCATTACCAGGAGATGATGGATTTCTTGGACCAACTAAATGCTCAAGGACATACCATTGTGATGATTACTCACGATATGCAGTTGATGTTGGATTATTCAGATAGGGCTATTGTTGTGGTGGATGGACAGATTATCGAAGATGCTAGTCCAGCAGAAATCTTGTCAAATAGCCAGGTCATTGAAGAAGCCAATTTGAAGGAAACATCTATATTCCACTTGGCAGAACGCTTGGCAGTAAACCCGTTGGAATTGACCATGTTCTATATGCAGGAAGAAAGGAGGGGGCAATGA
- the gpsB gene encoding cell division regulator GpsB, producing the protein MASIKFTTKDIFEQDFKVGFRGYDQDEVNDFLDEIMKDYDAYEAIIKELKGEIARLKAQVANAPKVTAVEEVKDVLPTERPSSATNFDILRRLNRLEKEVFGKQIVQD; encoded by the coding sequence ATGGCAAGTATTAAATTTACAACTAAAGATATTTTTGAACAAGATTTTAAAGTCGGTTTCCGTGGCTACGATCAAGACGAAGTCAATGACTTTTTAGATGAAATCATGAAGGATTATGATGCCTACGAAGCTATTATCAAGGAGTTAAAAGGCGAGATTGCTCGTTTGAAAGCTCAGGTAGCAAATGCTCCTAAAGTAACAGCCGTTGAAGAAGTGAAAGATGTTCTTCCGACAGAACGTCCGTCATCAGCTACAAACTTTGATATTCTTCGTCGTTTAAATCGTTTGGAGAAAGAAGTTTTCGGCAAACAAATTGTTCAAGACTAA
- a CDS encoding 5-methylcytosine restriction system specificity protein McrC — protein sequence MWIKDNQRGISKTTFKDKYPQLTEQLVDRSLDFLSKEHGLFLFPTSWQEISDLEKSDKVFETVDDTLRTGNVIGFIGCGPERVTIHSRFAQNDTEDYFLHYMLQKVLHLNVTNLETSLSLEQQFYQLYIYLFPSFLQAAMRKGLYKEYRRFQYHDANMKGTLDVARQLKNSIPFEGRIAYNIREFSFDNNLMQLIRHTIEFIKSHPLSRSVELFQSKDRENVEAVIRATPSYQFADRNYIIYQNQLTPVRHAYFHEYRSLQKLCLMILRGQMHGIGQSEQKIHGILFDVAWLWEEYLAQLLGEEFHHPRNKAKSGSFSMFQRGNGRIYPDFVAVSDRSIVADAKYKPLENINGADYLQLVAYMYRFNAQQGFYLFPYAGKNEENKRYELLEGIGQKRSEPVTVEKVGLVIPQETSSFKEFCQQIESNEQAFLKSFVEKS from the coding sequence ATGTGGATAAAGGATAACCAACGAGGAATTTCTAAAACTACCTTTAAAGATAAGTACCCCCAATTGACAGAACAGTTGGTAGATAGAAGTTTGGATTTTTTATCAAAAGAACACGGTCTGTTCTTATTTCCAACTAGCTGGCAAGAAATTTCGGATCTTGAAAAATCCGATAAAGTATTTGAGACGGTTGATGATACTTTGCGAACTGGGAATGTCATTGGATTTATTGGATGTGGTCCAGAAAGAGTGACGATTCATTCTCGCTTTGCTCAAAATGATACTGAAGATTATTTTTTACATTATATGTTGCAAAAAGTTCTCCACCTGAATGTGACCAACTTGGAAACCTCACTTTCGCTTGAGCAACAATTTTATCAGCTTTACATTTACCTGTTTCCCTCATTTCTTCAAGCGGCAATGAGAAAAGGCCTCTACAAAGAGTACCGTCGATTTCAATATCATGATGCGAACATGAAAGGTACCTTGGACGTCGCCCGTCAACTGAAGAATAGTATACCGTTTGAGGGCAGGATTGCCTACAACATCAGAGAGTTTTCTTTTGATAATAATCTGATGCAATTGATACGGCATACCATTGAGTTTATCAAGTCTCATCCCTTATCACGTTCAGTTGAATTATTTCAATCAAAAGATAGAGAGAATGTTGAGGCAGTCATTCGAGCAACACCAAGTTACCAATTTGCTGACAGGAACTACATAATCTACCAAAACCAGCTTACACCGGTTCGTCATGCATATTTTCATGAATACAGATCCTTACAAAAACTCTGTCTCATGATTTTAAGGGGTCAAATGCATGGTATTGGTCAAAGTGAACAGAAGATCCATGGCATTCTATTTGATGTGGCCTGGCTCTGGGAAGAATACCTGGCGCAACTGTTGGGGGAAGAGTTTCATCATCCGAGAAATAAAGCTAAAAGTGGCAGTTTTTCCATGTTTCAAAGAGGAAATGGGCGGATATACCCAGACTTTGTTGCTGTATCAGATCGGTCAATTGTTGCGGATGCTAAGTATAAACCGCTCGAAAATATTAACGGAGCGGACTACCTGCAGTTAGTTGCCTATATGTATCGATTTAATGCTCAACAAGGCTTTTATCTCTTTCCTTATGCTGGAAAAAATGAAGAGAATAAGCGATATGAATTGTTAGAAGGTATCGGTCAGAAACGAAGTGAGCCTGTTACTGTTGAAAAAGTAGGGTTGGTCATTCCTCAAGAAACATCTTCTTTTAAAGAGTTTTGCCAGCAGATAGAAAGTAATGAGCAAGCTTTTTTGAAATCTTTTGTAGAAAAAAGCTGA
- a CDS encoding DUF1273 domain-containing protein, with translation MDTKSLLITGYKHTDVGVFTDKDPRLAIIKLAIKKDLVRFLEDGVTWFVLTGQLGFEYWALEVLEELRSEGYEFQIASIFMFENHGEHWNEGNQLKLQRFKQVDFIKYAYPRYENPGQFKDYNKFLVDNTDGIYLFYDSENETNLKYLYHQVLKKEEYDRKTLTFEQLNEVAENFSNSE, from the coding sequence ATGGATACTAAGAGCCTTTTGATAACAGGTTACAAGCATACAGATGTAGGTGTTTTTACGGACAAGGATCCACGGTTAGCTATTATAAAGTTGGCTATCAAGAAGGATCTTGTTCGATTTTTGGAGGATGGAGTGACCTGGTTTGTCCTAACAGGTCAATTAGGATTTGAATATTGGGCATTGGAAGTTTTAGAGGAACTGCGTTCAGAAGGTTATGAGTTTCAAATAGCATCTATTTTCATGTTTGAAAACCATGGAGAACATTGGAATGAAGGTAATCAGCTGAAATTGCAACGCTTCAAACAGGTTGATTTCATTAAGTATGCCTATCCTCGTTATGAAAATCCTGGTCAGTTTAAAGATTACAATAAATTTTTAGTGGATAATACTGACGGAATCTATCTGTTTTACGATTCTGAAAATGAAACTAATTTGAAATATTTGTATCATCAAGTCTTAAAAAAAGAGGAGTATGATAGAAAAACGCTTACCTTTGAACAACTGAATGAGGTGGCAGAAAATTTTTCAAATTCTGAGTGA
- a CDS encoding energy-coupling factor transporter transmembrane component T family protein yields MSQQHLIGYHKGRGIIYDLSAVTKLLFFLIVTILAMVTYDTRLIAFIALFSLALFKLSGIRYKDVSLVLLFTIVFALLNALMVHLFAPRYGVELYGAETVILSGFGSYSLTSQQLFYLFNLLLKYFCTVPLALVFLMTTHPSQFASSLNQIGVSYKVAYAVSLTMRYIPDIQEEFYTIRMSQEARGLELSKKGKLMDRIKGNLALVIPLIFGSLERIDTVSTAMELRRFGKNKKRTWYSYQALQSIDYLVLALILVLILITIGLLFVNGGRFYNPWK; encoded by the coding sequence ATGAGCCAACAACATCTAATTGGTTACCATAAAGGAAGAGGCATCATTTATGATTTGTCTGCTGTTACCAAGCTCTTGTTTTTTCTGATCGTGACTATTCTTGCCATGGTGACCTACGATACCCGTTTGATTGCCTTTATAGCTCTTTTTTCGCTGGCCTTATTTAAACTATCCGGTATTCGTTATAAGGATGTGTCCCTTGTTCTGCTGTTTACAATTGTTTTTGCCCTCTTAAATGCCTTGATGGTTCATCTGTTTGCACCAAGGTACGGAGTAGAGCTCTATGGGGCTGAAACGGTTATCCTTTCTGGTTTTGGTTCCTATTCCTTGACTAGTCAGCAGCTTTTTTATCTGTTTAACTTACTCTTGAAGTATTTTTGTACAGTGCCTCTGGCTCTTGTCTTTTTGATGACAACCCATCCGAGCCAGTTTGCTTCAAGCTTAAATCAGATTGGGGTATCCTATAAGGTAGCCTATGCGGTTAGTTTGACCATGCGTTATATCCCAGATATTCAGGAGGAGTTTTATACTATTCGGATGTCCCAGGAAGCGCGTGGTTTGGAGCTATCTAAGAAAGGTAAGTTAATGGACCGTATTAAGGGCAATCTAGCTCTGGTTATTCCCTTGATTTTTGGTTCCTTAGAGCGAATTGATACCGTTTCAACAGCCATGGAATTGCGTCGTTTCGGGAAAAATAAAAAAAGAACCTGGTATAGCTACCAAGCCTTGCAAAGTATTGATTATCTAGTTCTAGCCCTTATTTTAGTGCTTATTCTCATTACAATAGGACTTTTATTTGTGAATGGTGGACGTTTTTACAACCCGTGGAAATAG